One genomic window of Sphingobacterium oryzagri includes the following:
- a CDS encoding ammonium transporter, producing MTIKQIIPFGTLIIAVLLAILAPSTEVTTVEESTIDTGDTAWLLMSAALVLLMTPGLAFFYGGMVRKKNVISTMLQSFVCMGLITIIWVIFGFSLAFGDDVGGIIGNPSTFYMMKGMLGNATWPALPTVPIALFAMFQLKFAVITPALITGAFAERIKFNAYLIFITLFVIVIYAPLAHATWHPEGILAKMGVLDFAGGTVVHMSAGWAALASALYLGKRKEQAHTPSRISYVILGTGLLWFGWFGFNAGSAGGANELAASAFATTTTASAAAAMAWIFFDILKGKKPSAMGACIGAVVGLVAITPAAGFVTIPHSLIIGIVAAVISNLLVIWRTKKGIDDTLDVFPCHGVGGMVGMLLTSVFAHSSVNGAVTTNGLFFGETGLFTAHLIALVGASAFAFFGALLLLKITDMLAPLRVSEKDEVLGLDVSQHDEEL from the coding sequence ATGACTATAAAACAGATAATTCCATTCGGAACCCTCATTATCGCAGTACTCCTCGCTATCCTCGCACCATCTACCGAAGTCACTACCGTTGAAGAAAGTACTATCGACACGGGTGACACGGCTTGGCTATTGATGTCTGCCGCACTGGTGTTGCTTATGACACCTGGCCTAGCTTTCTTTTACGGAGGTATGGTCAGAAAGAAAAATGTCATATCTACCATGTTGCAAAGCTTCGTTTGCATGGGGCTTATTACCATTATCTGGGTGATATTTGGTTTTAGCCTGGCTTTCGGCGACGATGTTGGCGGTATTATCGGCAATCCATCCACCTTTTACATGATGAAAGGTATGTTGGGCAATGCCACTTGGCCGGCGCTGCCAACCGTTCCCATTGCGCTGTTTGCAATGTTTCAACTGAAGTTTGCGGTCATCACACCCGCATTAATTACCGGTGCATTTGCGGAACGCATCAAATTCAACGCATATTTAATTTTTATTACCCTTTTCGTTATTGTAATCTATGCACCACTCGCCCACGCCACCTGGCACCCCGAAGGCATATTGGCCAAAATGGGTGTTCTAGATTTTGCTGGCGGCACGGTTGTCCATATGTCTGCTGGCTGGGCTGCGCTTGCATCAGCGCTTTATCTAGGAAAACGAAAAGAGCAGGCGCATACGCCTTCACGCATCAGCTACGTAATCCTGGGAACCGGGCTTCTTTGGTTTGGTTGGTTCGGATTTAACGCGGGCTCCGCGGGCGGTGCCAATGAACTAGCAGCTTCCGCTTTTGCAACGACAACCACAGCCTCTGCCGCTGCAGCGATGGCGTGGATATTTTTTGATATTCTGAAAGGTAAGAAACCTTCGGCCATGGGCGCTTGTATCGGCGCTGTTGTTGGCCTTGTAGCTATCACGCCAGCCGCAGGTTTCGTAACCATACCTCACTCCCTTATCATCGGTATCGTTGCCGCCGTCATCAGTAATCTGCTCGTGATATGGCGAACTAAAAAAGGAATCGACGACACACTCGATGTATTTCCTTGCCACGGCGTAGGCGGCATGGTCGGTATGCTCTTGACCAGCGTTTTCGCACACAGCTCGGTAAATGGCGCCGTAACCACAAACGGTCTTTTCTTTGGCGAAACCGGTTTATTTACGGCACACCTTATCGCGCTAGTCGGCGCATCTGCCTTCGCTTTCTTCGGAGCATTACTGCTCTTGAAGATCACGGATATGCTAGCGCCTTTACGCGTAAGCGAAAAAGATGAAGTTCTCGGTCTTGACGTCAGTCAACACGACGAAGAGCTATAA
- a CDS encoding DUF6733 family protein: MKKNNFLKAILCITAISASVLSAKAQDNNATFSLSLTSDQFFGVAPSAGVEYKLSDKIGVSAYGIFWGAGTAGAWGNWTEFGGGVNLYLADGITLNPNIGFTFGDLLSKGATSGQLGGIAGDGIVPNLFFNVDKTKFESEVYVGYYAPLRDKAPEGASTLAYLHYWANAGFKVSQNFSFGGHFEHLKRTKDDVNGVLDYYQWLGPYVQFNVPRVASFIRLSAGPELKNGLQPKDSFYKLSTGFTF, translated from the coding sequence ATGAAAAAAAACAACTTTTTAAAAGCAATTCTTTGCATCACAGCAATTTCAGCAAGTGTTTTATCTGCAAAAGCGCAAGACAACAATGCAACTTTCTCTTTAAGCCTGACTTCTGACCAATTTTTCGGTGTAGCACCGAGCGCTGGTGTCGAATACAAGCTTTCTGACAAAATTGGTGTGTCTGCTTATGGAATTTTTTGGGGTGCAGGAACCGCCGGTGCCTGGGGAAACTGGACGGAATTTGGTGGAGGGGTGAACCTTTACTTGGCTGATGGCATCACCCTAAACCCGAACATCGGCTTTACTTTCGGTGATTTGCTTTCCAAAGGAGCGACATCGGGTCAGCTAGGTGGTATCGCCGGTGATGGTATTGTACCCAATCTATTTTTTAACGTTGACAAGACAAAATTCGAAAGTGAAGTTTATGTCGGTTACTACGCGCCACTACGCGACAAAGCGCCCGAAGGTGCTTCAACGTTAGCCTACTTACACTACTGGGCAAATGCGGGTTTCAAGGTTAGCCAAAACTTTTCTTTTGGAGGGCACTTTGAACACTTAAAACGTACCAAAGACGATGTTAATGGCGTTTTAGATTATTACCAATGGCTTGGTCCGTATGTACAATTTAACGTACCACGCGTAGCGAGCTTTATCCGTCTTTCAGCCGGACCTGAACTGAAAAATGGCTTACAACCGAAAGACTCTTTCTATAAGCTTTCCACTGGATTCACTTTCTAA
- a CDS encoding regulatory protein RecX, whose translation MEESSKRTKTYTPLQAKQKAESYCAYQERAQQEVRDKLYSWGLHQDEVENIIAQLIEDNFLNEERFAKAYVLGKFRMKGWGKIKIKMHLKAKRVSEPLIRIALREIITEEYEEMLDKIIEKRIKTPTNKITRIERQKLFNYLLSKGFEADIIRQKTNTNN comes from the coding sequence ATGGAGGAATCGTCAAAACGAACAAAAACCTATACACCCCTGCAAGCGAAACAGAAGGCCGAAAGTTATTGTGCTTACCAAGAGCGTGCCCAGCAGGAGGTTCGCGATAAGCTATATAGCTGGGGGCTGCATCAGGATGAGGTGGAAAATATTATCGCCCAATTGATCGAAGATAACTTTTTAAACGAAGAGCGCTTTGCGAAAGCTTATGTTTTAGGCAAATTTAGAATGAAAGGGTGGGGAAAAATCAAAATTAAGATGCATTTAAAGGCAAAAAGAGTCTCAGAACCGCTCATTCGGATCGCATTACGGGAAATAATTACCGAAGAATACGAGGAAATGCTTGATAAAATCATAGAAAAACGAATAAAAACACCAACAAACAAAATAACACGAATAGAAAGACAAAAATTATTCAATTACCTACTCAGTAAAGGCTTTGAAGCCGATATAATAAGACAAAAAACCAACACAAACAACTAA
- a CDS encoding bifunctional UDP-N-acetylmuramoyl-tripeptide:D-alanyl-D-alanine ligase/alanine racemase, which translates to MYTLTSILAIIDHQRYRFVGLDLEIVDLAYDTRKIRHGGQSLFFALRSIRDGHQFIGEAYRKGVRAFVVSQADIDTSIYPEANFIWVEQVMAALQQLAQYHRMQFKKPVIGITGSNGKTVVKEWLTQLLLGDKRVYQSPKSYNSQLGVALALWNLNDDYDCALIEAGISQEGEMENLASMIRPDLGIFTNIGVAHASGFPSKQHKLAEKAKLFAQAEAVIFPSRYPIAPLLPDGLLQFSFGDKETDDVRILQIEREGRAHAAVRVAYQQEVATFSIPFQDKASIENVLTCLTVLLYMGYSLEAISQKLALLRPLEMRLQLKTGKNNCSIIDDTYSNDLASLQIALDFLFQQQQHRKKTLILSDMEGLDAKLRGKLLSLLQKQELDRILLVGERLQYLVSELTTPTQLYAQTEDLLFALKDIAFTDETILVKGSRAYHLEDVSQQIAAKSHETVLEINLNALEHNLQTFRSLLPADVKLMAMVKAFSYGSGSYEVANLLQFNKVDYLTVAFADEGVELRQHGINLPIMVLSPDEQVFESLLAHQLEPEIYSFRILKSFIAFLEARQITDFPVHIKIDTGMHRLGFMPEEMERLAGLLQATDTVRPKSVFSHLVASGSAAHDAFTEEQIQVFLQHVTQLEEHLGYRLVRHIANTSGIVRWPSAYLDMVRLGIGLYGVDMDGQLDLEMVSTLKTTITQIKALKAGETVGYDRKGVLYRDSRIATVKIGYADGYNRRFGQGVGKMMIAGQTVHTVGSICMDMCMLDVTDVLAHEEDEVLVFPDLMQAAHAIGTIPYELLVNISSRVKRVYFYG; encoded by the coding sequence ATGTATACATTAACTTCCATACTTGCTATTATCGATCATCAGCGGTACCGCTTTGTCGGGTTAGACCTGGAAATTGTCGACTTGGCATATGATACCAGAAAGATTCGCCATGGCGGGCAAAGTTTGTTTTTTGCACTGAGAAGCATACGTGATGGCCATCAGTTTATTGGCGAGGCTTACCGTAAGGGCGTGCGTGCTTTTGTTGTTTCACAAGCGGATATCGATACGTCTATCTACCCGGAAGCAAATTTTATCTGGGTAGAGCAGGTGATGGCCGCCTTGCAGCAACTAGCACAATATCATCGTATGCAGTTTAAAAAGCCAGTTATCGGTATTACGGGTAGCAATGGCAAAACGGTGGTTAAAGAATGGCTTACGCAATTGTTGTTGGGCGATAAACGGGTTTACCAAAGTCCGAAAAGCTACAATTCCCAGTTGGGTGTCGCATTGGCGTTATGGAATCTGAACGATGACTACGATTGTGCCCTTATTGAAGCCGGAATAAGCCAAGAAGGCGAGATGGAAAACCTCGCCAGCATGATCCGGCCGGATCTTGGTATTTTTACCAATATTGGCGTAGCACACGCCAGTGGATTTCCCAGCAAACAACATAAGCTTGCAGAAAAAGCGAAGCTTTTTGCGCAGGCGGAAGCTGTCATCTTTCCTTCGAGATATCCCATTGCACCGCTATTACCTGATGGCTTATTACAGTTTAGTTTCGGCGATAAGGAAACAGACGATGTAAGAATTTTGCAGATCGAGCGGGAGGGGCGTGCACATGCTGCTGTCCGCGTGGCATACCAACAGGAAGTAGCGACATTTAGCATTCCATTTCAAGACAAGGCTTCGATCGAAAATGTATTAACCTGTTTAACCGTGTTGCTTTACATGGGGTATTCGCTGGAAGCGATATCCCAAAAGTTAGCCCTTCTACGTCCGTTGGAAATGCGTTTGCAGCTGAAAACAGGCAAGAATAACTGTTCGATCATCGATGATACCTATTCTAACGATTTGGCTTCGTTGCAAATTGCGTTAGACTTTTTGTTTCAACAACAGCAGCATCGTAAGAAAACGTTGATTTTGTCGGATATGGAGGGGTTAGATGCTAAATTGCGTGGAAAGCTGCTATCCCTGTTGCAAAAGCAAGAATTAGATCGTATACTGCTCGTAGGCGAAAGATTACAATACCTCGTTTCCGAATTGACAACGCCAACGCAGCTGTATGCGCAGACCGAAGATTTGCTGTTTGCGTTAAAAGATATTGCCTTCACCGACGAAACTATTCTGGTCAAAGGTAGCAGAGCTTATCACCTGGAAGATGTTAGCCAGCAAATCGCGGCGAAATCGCACGAAACGGTGTTGGAAATCAATCTGAACGCGTTAGAGCATAATTTGCAAACCTTTCGGAGCTTACTTCCGGCCGATGTGAAGCTGATGGCGATGGTCAAAGCATTTTCTTACGGCAGCGGCAGTTACGAGGTTGCTAATCTGCTTCAGTTTAACAAAGTAGACTATTTAACGGTTGCTTTTGCAGATGAGGGCGTGGAGTTGCGACAACATGGGATAAATTTGCCTATCATGGTGCTGAGTCCGGATGAACAAGTTTTCGAAAGCCTACTTGCGCATCAATTGGAACCGGAAATTTACAGTTTCCGTATCCTGAAGTCGTTTATCGCTTTTTTGGAAGCTCGGCAGATTACTGACTTCCCGGTACACATCAAGATCGATACGGGTATGCACAGGTTGGGTTTTATGCCCGAAGAAATGGAAAGGTTAGCAGGTTTGCTGCAAGCAACTGACACGGTAAGACCAAAAAGTGTTTTTTCGCATTTGGTGGCTTCGGGTAGCGCTGCGCATGATGCTTTCACGGAAGAGCAAATTCAAGTCTTTCTACAGCATGTGACGCAGTTGGAAGAACATTTAGGTTATCGGCTTGTGCGCCATATTGCGAATACATCAGGCATTGTGCGTTGGCCGAGTGCTTATCTGGATATGGTGCGCTTAGGGATTGGTTTGTATGGTGTGGATATGGATGGTCAGTTGGATTTGGAAATGGTGAGCACGCTGAAAACAACGATCACGCAAATCAAAGCATTGAAAGCTGGTGAAACCGTTGGTTACGATCGTAAAGGTGTGCTTTATCGCGATAGTCGCATAGCGACGGTCAAGATTGGTTATGCCGATGGTTACAACCGGCGTTTTGGGCAAGGTGTGGGCAAGATGATGATTGCCGGACAGACGGTGCATACGGTGGGTTCGATCTGCATGGATATGTGCATGTTGGATGTTACGGATGTTCTTGCGCACGAAGAAGATGAAGTGCTTGTTTTTCCCGATTTGATGCAGGCTGCACACGCCATAGGAACCATTCCTTATGAGCTGTTGGTCAATATCTCGTCTCGGGTTAAAAGGGTGTATTTTTACGGATAA
- a CDS encoding DUF502 domain-containing protein, producing the protein MIKKISQKLLYYFIKGALVVVPVAGAVFLIIWAVASLDNALNLTSHFLQDEEGHPLYIPGIGILTVICVLILVGLIFTNLVTAPIRAWLKRSVNKIPLFNTLYSSIKDFTEAFVGDAKKFNEPVLVVVNETGLRKIGFLTQRDLSKIGLLDDVIVYFPYSYSVAGQVVVVRATHVQKLNMSATDAMKLVVSGGVSGIE; encoded by the coding sequence ATGATAAAGAAGATTTCGCAGAAACTATTATATTATTTTATTAAAGGCGCCTTAGTTGTAGTGCCTGTGGCGGGTGCTGTATTTTTAATTATTTGGGCGGTTGCTTCGCTGGATAATGCGTTAAATCTGACTTCTCATTTTTTACAGGATGAGGAAGGTCATCCGCTGTATATTCCGGGTATCGGTATTTTGACCGTTATCTGCGTATTGATTTTGGTCGGATTGATCTTTACGAACCTTGTGACGGCACCTATCCGCGCTTGGCTGAAACGCTCGGTCAATAAAATTCCTCTCTTTAACACCTTGTATTCTTCCATAAAAGATTTTACGGAAGCTTTTGTTGGCGATGCTAAGAAATTTAATGAGCCCGTTTTAGTCGTGGTGAATGAAACCGGATTGCGAAAAATCGGGTTCCTGACACAACGTGATTTAAGCAAAATAGGCTTGTTGGATGATGTCATTGTGTATTTTCCCTATTCGTATTCGGTGGCGGGGCAAGTGGTGGTGGTGCGCGCGACGCACGTGCAAAAATTAAATATGAGTGCTACCGACGCGATGAAACTTGTCGTATCTGGTGGCGTAAGTGGCATTGAATAA
- a CDS encoding DinB family protein codes for MSTSVILTKEEFLQHWLGHRTLTRKTIEKFPEQELFSYNIGGMRTFADLVMELLSIAEPGLRGIVQKREEPYNHSLGITTKEALLEKWDADTPLIIDWYNQIPEADFHEEYNLFGEYKFPIYSNLLYFVDNEIHHRAQGFVYLRALGIEPPFFWDRY; via the coding sequence ATGAGTACATCAGTCATTTTAACAAAAGAAGAATTTTTACAACATTGGTTAGGTCACCGTACGTTAACCCGCAAAACCATCGAAAAATTTCCCGAGCAAGAACTGTTTTCCTACAACATCGGCGGGATGCGTACTTTTGCCGATCTGGTGATGGAATTATTATCTATTGCCGAGCCAGGGTTGCGCGGTATTGTTCAAAAACGCGAAGAACCTTATAATCACAGCTTGGGTATTACCACGAAGGAAGCATTGTTGGAAAAATGGGATGCCGACACGCCGTTGATAATCGATTGGTACAATCAAATTCCGGAAGCAGATTTTCACGAGGAATACAACCTGTTTGGCGAGTACAAATTTCCGATCTACAGCAATTTGCTTTATTTTGTAGACAATGAAATACATCACCGTGCGCAGGGGTTTGTCTATCTGCGTGCTTTAGGTATCGAGCCGCCTTTTTTCTGGGATCGGTATTAA
- a CDS encoding glycoside hydrolase family 43 protein — translation MNKRKAIVSLCALALSSLGFAQQNPVFPGWYADPEGIVYNNEYWIFPTYSAPYEQQIFFDAFSSKDLVNWKKHERVLDNNAVKWADKAMWAPSVIEKDGKYYFFFGANDVHEGEIGGIGVAVADRPEGPYKDLLGKPLINDIVHGAQPIDQFVFKDKDGQYYMFYGGWKHCNVVKLSDDFKTLLPFEDGTIYKEVTPENYVEGPFMFIRDNKYYFMWSEGGWTGPDYKVAYAIADSPFGPFKRINTILERDPKIATGAGHHSVIKVPNEDKYYMVYHRRPLGKTSAHERETCIDEMTFDENGHINPIKMTFEGVKHVLK, via the coding sequence ATGAACAAAAGAAAAGCAATTGTAAGTCTATGTGCCCTCGCCTTGAGCAGTCTTGGCTTTGCACAACAAAATCCGGTATTCCCAGGTTGGTACGCCGATCCTGAAGGCATTGTCTACAATAATGAATATTGGATATTCCCAACCTACTCCGCTCCATATGAACAGCAGATATTCTTTGACGCTTTTTCGTCTAAAGATCTGGTCAATTGGAAAAAGCATGAACGTGTGCTCGATAACAACGCTGTAAAATGGGCAGATAAAGCCATGTGGGCGCCAAGTGTGATTGAAAAAGACGGAAAATATTATTTCTTTTTTGGTGCAAACGACGTGCACGAAGGAGAAATTGGCGGTATTGGTGTAGCCGTGGCCGACCGACCGGAAGGACCATACAAGGATTTATTGGGCAAACCACTTATTAACGACATTGTGCATGGTGCACAGCCTATCGATCAATTTGTATTTAAAGATAAAGATGGGCAATACTACATGTTTTACGGTGGCTGGAAACATTGCAACGTCGTCAAATTAAGCGATGACTTTAAAACCTTGCTACCATTTGAGGATGGCACAATCTACAAAGAAGTAACACCGGAAAACTATGTAGAAGGACCGTTTATGTTTATTCGTGATAATAAATATTATTTCATGTGGTCTGAAGGCGGTTGGACAGGTCCTGACTACAAAGTCGCTTACGCTATCGCTGATAGTCCTTTCGGTCCATTCAAGCGTATCAACACGATTTTAGAGCGAGATCCCAAGATTGCGACGGGCGCTGGTCACCATTCGGTGATTAAAGTACCGAATGAAGATAAATATTACATGGTTTACCATAGACGACCGCTTGGAAAAACCAGCGCGCACGAGCGGGAAACCTGTATCGATGAAATGACCTTTGATGAAAATGGCCACATCAATCCGATAAAAATGACTTTTGAAGGCGTGAAGCACGTTTTAAAATAA
- a CDS encoding helix-turn-helix transcriptional regulator — MEITKRFHRILAIYFQLQGRSVVKAQDLADRFDVSLRTIYRDMRSLEEAGIPIYGEAGSGYSLTEGYKLPPTSFTQEEILSLAASEKLMQKFVDPNMCRHFTTAIGKIRSYLRYSDKSNIMVLEENMWMSSPSALFNEKVPDALSVLFEAIAARKIVAMAYRAVDRDEANQRHIEPVGVYHEGNFWYFLAYCHLRETYRNFRIDRIEAIKLTADSFTKAHKPLSHYLERKEHNDLVTVRIRIDREFARYLQWERSYYGFLHDEKDGDHVIMTFHSHNMEQEFARWYLRFADHATILEPPTLKDAVRQILNKIHL; from the coding sequence ATGGAAATCACGAAGCGTTTTCACCGTATTCTTGCGATTTACTTTCAACTGCAAGGCAGATCAGTTGTGAAAGCGCAAGATCTAGCCGATCGTTTTGACGTCAGCCTGCGTACCATTTACCGAGACATGCGCTCGTTAGAGGAAGCCGGAATTCCGATTTACGGAGAGGCCGGCAGCGGCTATTCATTGACCGAGGGTTACAAGCTTCCGCCAACCAGCTTTACGCAGGAAGAGATTTTAAGTTTGGCGGCTTCGGAAAAACTCATGCAAAAATTTGTCGACCCCAATATGTGCAGGCATTTCACCACGGCAATTGGCAAAATACGATCGTACTTACGCTATAGTGATAAATCAAATATCATGGTGTTGGAAGAAAACATGTGGATGTCCTCACCTAGCGCCCTCTTTAACGAGAAAGTACCTGATGCGCTTTCTGTGCTTTTTGAAGCAATCGCTGCCCGAAAAATTGTTGCGATGGCCTATCGCGCAGTAGATCGGGATGAAGCCAATCAACGACACATCGAACCGGTCGGTGTGTATCATGAAGGAAATTTCTGGTATTTCTTAGCCTACTGCCACCTACGGGAAACTTATCGAAACTTCCGTATCGATCGCATCGAAGCGATCAAGTTAACAGCCGACAGTTTTACCAAAGCACATAAACCGTTAAGCCATTATCTCGAGCGTAAAGAGCATAACGATCTAGTCACGGTTCGAATCCGTATTGACCGTGAATTTGCACGTTACCTTCAATGGGAACGCAGCTATTACGGCTTTTTACACGATGAAAAAGACGGAGACCACGTGATTATGACATTTCATAGCCACAATATGGAGCAGGAATTTGCACGCTGGTATTTGCGCTTTGCCGATCACGCGACCATTTTAGAACCGCCGACATTAAAGGATGCCGTCCGCCAAATTCTCAATAAAATCCACTTGTAA
- the ppk1 gene encoding polyphosphate kinase 1, with product MTKRFNPRDISWLSFNGRVLQEAADEDVPLSERIKFLGIFSNNLDEFFRVRVAGLKRAMAFNEKEAKEIFFEKPQTILEELHDLVIKQQKKFDHTWEKIQVEMAKQKVFIKTETELNDEQQEFVKNYYQEEVESNVIPLLLDDARPMPYLRDKSLYLGIAMRKTDWEYETRFAIIENPSRSNGRFLLLPSPKGEKHVILLEDVIKYNLPYIFSYFGFDSFSAHAFKITKDAEFDLDNDINTTLVEKIEKGIKNRRKGKPTRFVFDKHMDPALVEFIIKKLNLSKKDSIIPGQKIHNFKHFMDFPKIFKSESRPKERTAFDHPDFAGRQRISDVLVKKDVLLSFPYHTFMPVIDLLRESAMDPDVKSIHITIYRMAQNSKIANTLVNAARNGKEVTVMLELRARFDEEHNLDWKERFEMEGIKVLLGIPDKKVHAKLCIIKKRVNNKTIQYGFVSTGNINEKTAKIYGDYCLMTSNRTVMADINKIFAALKKPKMDIYQSLKPCKTLLVCPMDMRTTLMEHIDKEISEANAGNKAHIVIKVNSLSDKLLIKKLYDAAEAGVKIDMIIRGIYCAINQKRFKEPLHAISIVDEYLEHARVLYFHAGGKEIVYISSADWMTRNLDHRVEAAIRINSKKIKNELIDMLAIQLKDNVKARILNNELDNTYVSNNKPAHRSQLELHHYLRKKTKSD from the coding sequence ATGACAAAACGATTCAATCCTCGCGATATCAGCTGGTTAAGTTTCAATGGACGTGTATTACAAGAGGCTGCGGACGAGGACGTACCGCTATCGGAGCGCATCAAATTTCTCGGTATTTTTTCAAACAACCTCGATGAGTTCTTTCGTGTGCGCGTTGCAGGCTTAAAGCGTGCAATGGCTTTTAACGAAAAAGAAGCCAAAGAAATATTTTTTGAAAAACCACAAACCATTTTGGAAGAGCTGCATGATTTGGTGATCAAGCAACAGAAAAAATTTGATCATACCTGGGAAAAAATCCAGGTAGAAATGGCCAAACAAAAGGTGTTTATCAAGACAGAAACGGAACTCAATGATGAGCAGCAAGAATTTGTCAAAAACTATTATCAAGAAGAAGTTGAATCCAATGTGATCCCACTCCTTTTGGATGACGCACGCCCTATGCCTTACTTAAGAGACAAAAGCTTGTACTTGGGCATAGCCATGCGTAAAACCGATTGGGAATACGAAACGCGTTTTGCAATTATCGAAAACCCCTCCCGCAGCAATGGGCGCTTTCTGCTCCTTCCCTCGCCAAAAGGTGAAAAGCATGTTATCTTGCTGGAGGATGTCATAAAATACAACCTTCCTTATATCTTCTCTTATTTTGGCTTTGATAGCTTTAGTGCACATGCGTTCAAAATCACGAAAGATGCCGAGTTTGATCTCGATAACGATATCAATACCACGTTGGTGGAAAAAATCGAGAAAGGAATTAAAAACAGACGGAAGGGAAAACCAACACGCTTTGTATTTGATAAGCATATGGACCCCGCCCTGGTCGAATTTATTATTAAAAAACTTAATCTGTCTAAAAAAGACAGCATTATCCCCGGTCAGAAAATCCATAATTTCAAACATTTCATGGATTTTCCTAAAATATTTAAATCAGAGAGCCGGCCGAAAGAGCGCACAGCGTTTGACCATCCTGATTTCGCTGGTCGTCAGCGCATCAGTGATGTATTGGTAAAAAAAGACGTGCTGTTGTCCTTCCCGTACCATACGTTTATGCCGGTGATCGACCTCTTGCGAGAGTCGGCTATGGACCCGGATGTGAAATCCATCCATATCACGATCTATCGGATGGCGCAAAACTCCAAGATTGCCAATACGTTGGTCAATGCAGCGCGAAATGGCAAAGAGGTCACTGTAATGCTGGAACTGCGTGCCCGCTTTGACGAGGAACATAACCTGGATTGGAAAGAACGCTTTGAAATGGAAGGCATAAAAGTATTGTTGGGCATTCCAGATAAAAAGGTGCACGCGAAGCTTTGCATCATCAAAAAACGCGTAAACAACAAGACCATTCAATACGGATTTGTCAGTACGGGCAACATCAATGAGAAAACGGCCAAGATTTACGGCGACTACTGCTTAATGACCAGCAACCGTACCGTGATGGCTGATATCAACAAGATATTTGCGGCGTTGAAAAAGCCGAAAATGGATATTTATCAAAGTTTGAAACCTTGCAAGACCTTACTGGTGTGCCCTATGGATATGCGTACAACGCTGATGGAGCATATTGACAAGGAAATTAGCGAAGCGAATGCGGGCAATAAAGCGCATATAGTAATCAAGGTTAATTCACTGAGTGACAAACTACTAATTAAAAAACTGTACGATGCTGCAGAGGCCGGTGTGAAGATTGATATGATTATCCGTGGTATTTATTGTGCGATCAACCAAAAGCGCTTTAAGGAGCCCCTACATGCCATCAGTATTGTAGATGAATATCTGGAACATGCGCGTGTGCTGTATTTTCATGCTGGCGGTAAAGAGATTGTGTATATTTCATCGGCAGACTGGATGACGCGAAACCTGGACCATCGTGTGGAAGCTGCGATACGCATCAACAGTAAAAAGATCAAAAACGAACTGATCGATATGCTGGCCATACAATTAAAAGATAACGTGAAAGCACGCATCCTGAATAATGAACTTGACAACACCTACGTGAGCAACAATAAGCCCGCGCACCGCTCACAACTGGAATTGCATCATTACCTGCGTAAAAAAACCAAGAGCGATTAG
- a CDS encoding type 1 glutamine amidotransferase domain-containing protein, translated as MKEKIAILTEVGFEEVELTSPKEALEKQGYEVHIISPNEKSKIKSWNHTDWGKEFDVDVAVEEADPADYVGVILPGGVINPDKLRVSEESIAFIDHFVQTNKLIAAICHGPLILTENGFVKDKKLTSVNNIKTDLVHAGGQWEDSEVVIDKNLITSRTPEDLDAFNNAINSYLSNKN; from the coding sequence ATGAAAGAGAAAATAGCCATATTGACAGAAGTCGGATTTGAAGAAGTCGAATTAACATCACCAAAGGAAGCCTTGGAAAAGCAGGGTTACGAAGTGCACATCATATCGCCCAATGAAAAAAGCAAAATCAAATCTTGGAACCACACCGACTGGGGAAAAGAGTTTGATGTGGACGTCGCGGTCGAGGAAGCCGATCCGGCTGATTATGTCGGCGTAATCTTGCCGGGCGGTGTAATCAATCCGGATAAACTGCGCGTCAGCGAAGAGAGCATCGCTTTTATCGACCACTTTGTGCAAACCAATAAATTGATTGCGGCTATCTGCCACGGACCGCTGATCTTGACAGAAAACGGCTTTGTAAAGGATAAAAAGCTAACATCCGTAAATAATATCAAGACCGACCTGGTACACGCCGGTGGACAATGGGAAGATAGCGAAGTTGTTATTGATAAAAACTTAATTACAAGTAGAACACCGGAAGATCTTGACGCGTTTAACAACGCGATCAACAGCTACCTGAGCAATAAAAATTAA